The bacterium genome contains a region encoding:
- a CDS encoding acyl carrier protein has translation MDNQAVLRRIFRELLHVSEKDFGDNLSPSSVPAWDSISHLALYHALEQEFGVTFSIGEILSMDSVSAIKCFLRNKGVEFPEAPE, from the coding sequence ATGGATAACCAGGCCGTACTGCGCCGGATTTTTCGGGAGCTTCTCCATGTCTCCGAAAAGGACTTCGGCGACAACCTCTCCCCTTCATCGGTCCCGGCCTGGGATTCGATATCGCATCTGGCCCTCTACCACGCCCTGGAACAGGAATTCGGGGTAACATTCTCGATCGGGGAAATCCTTTCCATGGATTCGGTTTCCGCTATCAAATGTTTTCTTCGGAATAAGGGCGTGGAATTTCCGGAGGCACCCGAGTGA
- a CDS encoding glycosyltransferase family 2 protein encodes MYKEQKISMVIPCHNEEEGVSQLIPLLNDVPIVDEIVIVDNNCTDRTAEIAADLGARVVRETIPGYGAAHRAGITAAAGDIIVTMDGDCTYPVESISRLVKTLIDGGFDFITCRRMPDRWRNFNGLLRLIGNVVLTATTKILFFRKIMDSQSGMWVFKKSVFSRIEPISDGMGFSEEIKLRAFIRDDVKSLELPILYFDRVGMSALNLWHDGFTNWIFLFQLRFKGITRWERRHVVSKDA; translated from the coding sequence ATGTACAAAGAACAAAAAATATCCATGGTCATTCCCTGTCATAACGAGGAGGAGGGAGTTTCCCAACTGATTCCCCTGCTCAACGACGTTCCCATCGTCGACGAGATAGTCATCGTCGACAATAACTGCACCGACCGAACAGCCGAAATCGCCGCGGACCTCGGAGCCAGGGTGGTCAGGGAAACGATTCCCGGCTACGGGGCCGCCCATCGGGCTGGGATCACGGCGGCGGCGGGGGATATTATCGTGACCATGGACGGCGATTGCACCTATCCGGTGGAAAGCATCTCCCGACTGGTCAAGACCCTGATCGACGGCGGGTTCGACTTCATAACCTGCCGGAGGATGCCCGACCGCTGGCGGAATTTCAACGGTTTGCTCCGCCTGATCGGGAACGTAGTTTTGACCGCGACCACCAAGATCCTGTTTTTCCGCAAGATCATGGATTCCCAATCGGGGATGTGGGTTTTTAAAAAATCGGTTTTTTCCCGCATCGAGCCGATCAGCGATGGAATGGGGTTTTCCGAGGAGATCAAGCTTCGGGCTTTCATTCGCGACGATGTCAAATCGCTGGAGCTGCCGATTTTATATTTCGACCGGGTGGGAATGAGCGCTCTCAACCTTTGGCACGACGGCTTCACCAACTGGATATTTCTTTTTCAGTTGCGCTTCAAGGGGATAACCCGGTGGGAACGCCGCCACGTTGTCTCCAAGGATGCGTAA
- a CDS encoding HAD-IIIC family phosphatase: MKTAAHDKKNFCFPSLLEKNDGKEGGRRPRDFLECYRRFRLLGDEAFSPPDPAERIALLSDFPMEPLAACLAVLARERMLEAAVYPGGHANLGGEILAPESPLHEFRPTVAIFTAGNAFLSVGPGADPDPDALAGCLLDVIDFFRERFPACRIVMTDLPPDSSQISPSPLNGVIRKWHGERRDIKLLDLPRMISEFGAKQAFDRRLESISGIPFSHDFLAHLAGECLESVLEVAGPRRKAVILDADNTLWDGIAGEETFDPGKSPLKETFMGIQNRARTWAERGILLALASRNNFEDTRVALAAGASGPLRLDDFAAVKVGWEEKPVMIAELAAELGLGLESFVFIDDDPRQRDLVRNALPRVLVPSLPADPRDRPAFLGALLCFPEKTTEEDLRRNERYRFRTRAEELKKKSKTLEEFLLDLRTEARVGPVVPEEIERAVQLFQRANQFNLTTIRYTREDLEKTFHDPRSLLLRLSLRDRFGELGLTGLALLRFSPEDGGAVVEALVLSCRVIGRGAEDYLLGEISRLCLDRGYSRLRGIFRPTSRNAPAARLYPRLGFALVSETESEIVYELELREPLAKPATIHDG, encoded by the coding sequence GTGAAGACGGCGGCGCACGATAAGAAAAATTTCTGCTTCCCCTCCTTACTCGAAAAAAACGACGGGAAGGAAGGCGGGAGGCGGCCGCGGGATTTTCTCGAATGCTATCGGCGTTTCCGTCTTTTGGGCGACGAAGCGTTCTCCCCGCCCGACCCGGCGGAAAGAATCGCCTTGTTGAGCGATTTTCCCATGGAACCGCTGGCGGCATGCCTGGCCGTCCTGGCCCGGGAAAGAATGTTGGAAGCGGCTGTCTATCCGGGCGGACACGCCAACTTAGGCGGCGAAATTCTGGCCCCCGAAAGCCCGCTGCACGAATTCCGGCCGACCGTAGCCATTTTCACGGCAGGGAACGCCTTCCTCAGCGTCGGACCCGGAGCCGACCCGGATCCTGACGCTTTAGCCGGGTGTCTTCTCGACGTAATCGATTTCTTTCGCGAGCGATTCCCCGCGTGCCGGATCGTGATGACCGATCTCCCCCCCGATTCTTCACAGATTTCCCCTTCCCCACTCAACGGCGTTATCAGAAAGTGGCATGGGGAACGCCGGGATATCAAGCTGCTGGACCTGCCTCGAATGATTTCGGAATTCGGAGCCAAGCAAGCTTTCGACCGCAGACTCGAGAGCATTTCCGGGATTCCGTTTTCCCATGATTTTCTCGCCCATCTGGCCGGCGAATGCCTGGAATCCGTCCTGGAGGTGGCCGGCCCCAGGCGTAAAGCCGTCATCCTCGACGCCGACAACACGCTCTGGGACGGCATTGCCGGGGAGGAAACCTTCGACCCCGGCAAGAGCCCCCTGAAGGAAACATTCATGGGGATCCAAAACCGGGCGCGGACCTGGGCGGAGCGGGGGATTCTCCTGGCCCTGGCCAGCCGAAACAACTTCGAAGATACGCGGGTGGCGCTGGCCGCAGGCGCAAGCGGTCCTCTCCGACTCGACGACTTTGCCGCCGTCAAAGTCGGCTGGGAGGAGAAGCCCGTGATGATCGCCGAGCTGGCCGCCGAACTCGGGCTGGGGCTGGAATCGTTTGTGTTCATCGACGACGATCCCAGGCAACGGGACCTGGTCCGCAACGCCCTCCCCCGGGTTCTGGTGCCTTCGTTGCCCGCGGACCCCCGCGACCGGCCCGCTTTTCTCGGCGCCTTGCTGTGTTTCCCCGAGAAAACCACCGAAGAGGACCTCCGCCGAAACGAGCGCTATCGCTTTCGCACGCGGGCCGAGGAACTGAAAAAAAAATCGAAAACCCTGGAGGAATTTCTCCTCGATCTTCGCACGGAGGCCCGGGTGGGTCCGGTCGTCCCCGAGGAAATCGAGCGGGCGGTTCAGTTGTTCCAGCGCGCGAATCAGTTCAATCTGACCACGATTCGCTATACCCGGGAAGACCTGGAAAAAACTTTTCACGACCCCCGTTCTCTCCTTCTCCGATTGTCCCTTCGGGATCGTTTCGGAGAACTCGGATTGACCGGCTTGGCCCTGCTTCGGTTCTCTCCCGAAGACGGCGGCGCCGTCGTCGAAGCCCTGGTTTTGAGCTGCCGCGTCATCGGCCGGGGCGCCGAAGACTATCTGCTTGGGGAAATCTCACGACTGTGCCTGGACCGCGGTTATTCACGACTGCGGGGAATCTTCCGACCCACCTCCAGAAATGCCCCTGCGGCTCGATTGTATCCCCGGCTCGGGTTCGCGCTCGTGAGCGAGACCGAATCCGAAATCGTCTATGAACTGGAACTGCGGGAGCCGCTTGCCAAACCCGCGACGATACACGATGGATAA
- a CDS encoding radical SAM protein yields the protein MIGLLKDIVLTDLGMRLKNDRLLRPVILHVTTTNRCNMKCQMCNIWKQQPKIDLPEQALVNLNRSPLSRGLRVLDITGGEPFLTDIERLIDLAGGPRYETVLFSSNGTLTDKTLECIGNLAKRFKFTLVVDISLDGLEEVHDRVRGVPGTFKRAVATLQGLVELSRAYPRLKPTAKFTIMRDNYDQLLPVYELAREMGVEFTTKPASEFGFTDNLGDKSYIFTPGETREIIDSLRRITASQQTTPLQHGTFMHRLYRQAEIIFHTELIGYMDRTFIKGEKVPASRCFSSSISILVHFDGKVYNCPTLLRPMGDLTVQSLDEIWYGPTMRKMRRFIAQGRCACYSQCDLMPALVLGHKFDLIRGLIRTYPKPS from the coding sequence ATGATCGGATTGCTCAAGGATATCGTTTTGACCGACCTGGGGATGCGCCTCAAGAACGACCGCCTGCTTAGGCCGGTTATCCTTCATGTCACCACCACCAACCGCTGCAACATGAAGTGCCAGATGTGCAATATCTGGAAACAACAACCGAAAATAGATCTCCCCGAGCAGGCCCTGGTCAACCTGAACCGTTCTCCGCTGTCCCGGGGGCTCCGCGTTCTGGACATCACCGGCGGCGAACCGTTTTTAACCGATATCGAGCGGCTGATCGATCTGGCCGGCGGACCGCGCTACGAGACGGTATTGTTTTCCTCGAACGGCACCTTGACCGACAAGACCCTGGAATGTATCGGGAATCTGGCCAAGCGGTTTAAATTCACCTTGGTCGTCGATATTTCCCTGGACGGCCTTGAGGAAGTTCACGACCGCGTCCGCGGCGTTCCGGGTACCTTCAAGCGGGCCGTCGCCACCCTGCAGGGGCTGGTCGAATTAAGCCGGGCATATCCCCGGCTCAAACCCACGGCCAAATTCACCATCATGCGGGATAATTACGACCAGCTCCTCCCCGTTTACGAACTGGCTCGGGAGATGGGCGTCGAGTTTACGACCAAGCCCGCCAGCGAGTTCGGCTTTACCGATAATCTGGGGGACAAGAGTTACATCTTCACCCCCGGCGAAACCCGGGAAATAATCGATTCCCTGCGCCGGATTACGGCCTCCCAGCAAACGACGCCTCTTCAACATGGCACGTTCATGCACCGGCTCTACCGTCAGGCGGAGATCATTTTCCATACCGAGCTGATCGGCTATATGGACCGGACTTTTATCAAAGGGGAAAAAGTTCCGGCCAGCCGTTGCTTTTCCTCGTCCATATCCATTTTGGTCCATTTCGACGGGAAGGTTTATAACTGCCCCACGTTGTTGCGGCCGATGGGGGATCTGACCGTTCAATCGCTGGATGAAATCTGGTACGGCCCGACCATGAGGAAGATGCGCCGTTTTATCGCCCAGGGCCGTTGTGCCTGTTATTCCCAGTGCGATCTGATGCCGGCGCTGGTTTTAGGGCATAAATTCGATTTGATTCGGGGCTTGATCCGGACTTATCCGAAGCCGAGCTGA
- a CDS encoding class I SAM-dependent methyltransferase — protein sequence MGRPFYPGLLKCSSCGHIYADLSLQPSDYHSLYQRGYFFGDEYHDYLSDKRVIQKNFKLRLKVLTRFLERDRHRSLLEIGCAYGFFLELAQQRFERVAGIDICEDGTRYARETLGLDAVGGDFLSLDFSENRYEVVCLWDTIEHLPRPDLIIDKIATATEPGALLALTTGDIGSLNARLSKQRWRLIYPPTHIHYFTSATVGRLLRERGFEIIFDRTCGCYRSIDFVLHMLAREKRLPSILPRVLHRLGWDRWAFYLNLFDIRYYIARRLDPSRRTGDTA from the coding sequence ATGGGCCGACCTTTCTATCCGGGTCTGCTGAAATGTTCTTCCTGCGGACATATCTATGCCGATCTAAGCCTGCAACCTTCCGACTATCATTCGCTCTACCAGCGCGGTTATTTTTTCGGCGACGAATATCATGACTACCTCTCCGATAAGCGGGTCATTCAAAAAAATTTCAAGCTGCGCCTGAAAGTCTTGACCCGCTTTCTTGAGCGGGATAGACATCGCTCGCTCCTGGAAATAGGCTGCGCCTACGGTTTCTTTCTGGAGTTGGCCCAACAACGATTCGAACGGGTCGCGGGCATCGATATCTGCGAAGACGGGACCCGATACGCCCGCGAAACACTTGGGCTCGACGCCGTCGGCGGGGATTTCCTTTCCCTCGATTTCTCGGAAAACCGCTACGAGGTGGTCTGCCTATGGGACACGATCGAACATCTTCCCCGGCCCGACCTGATCATCGATAAGATCGCGACCGCGACCGAACCGGGGGCGCTCCTGGCGCTGACCACAGGCGACATCGGCAGTCTCAACGCCCGGCTGAGCAAACAGCGTTGGAGGTTGATCTATCCGCCGACGCATATTCATTATTTCACCTCGGCGACCGTCGGAAGATTGTTGAGAGAGCGGGGGTTCGAGATTATTTTCGATCGTACCTGCGGTTGCTACCGCAGCATCGATTTCGTTTTGCATATGCTTGCCCGAGAAAAGCGCCTTCCATCCATTCTGCCGCGAGTCCTGCATCGGTTGGGCTGGGATCGATGGGCGTTTTATCTAAACTTATTCGATATCCGCTACTACATCGCCAGGCGGCTCGACCCGAGCCGTCGAACCGGCGACACGGCTTAG
- a CDS encoding radical SAM protein, whose protein sequence is MKVLLVVPPVGEKQLSVQTDAVLSRCAGIILKSHYVLPPIGLMYLAAALKEWSPAEVEVLDCMVEGLREEESIKRIEAKAPQLLFFVLGTPSVKFIRGWLLRIRAAVPGVKTVAVGPHVTALSGESLEAVGMDFVVRGEPERTAADLAAALVRGGSLRDIPGLAWLENGKLVETAPRDLIQDMDSVPFPARELFANERYSAPFAKSSPFALILTSRGCPFQCIYCATRGYYGHSWRPRGVDNVLDELTLMVGKFGLKDIGFWDDTFTVDRRRVVDICRGIIDRRLGIRWICLSRVDTVDPETLGWMKKAGCYQIQFGVESGDERILKNLGKNITVAQVRNAFRWSKEAGIDPAAFFMFGNPGEDEESVRLTIKLALELPASFASFNINTPYPGSELFGRMREKLGDDWTALDARHSSYQEGFDGKSLEKYIREAYRKFYYRPRYLLRSLGRIRSTDDLKRYMKAGWDVLRRF, encoded by the coding sequence ATGAAAGTTTTGTTGGTTGTTCCTCCGGTCGGGGAAAAGCAACTGTCGGTGCAGACCGACGCGGTACTTTCCCGCTGCGCCGGGATTATTCTCAAATCGCATTATGTTCTTCCCCCGATCGGGCTGATGTATCTCGCCGCTGCCTTGAAGGAATGGAGCCCGGCGGAGGTCGAGGTGCTGGATTGCATGGTGGAGGGCTTGAGGGAGGAAGAATCGATAAAACGGATCGAGGCCAAGGCTCCTCAATTGCTTTTTTTCGTTTTGGGGACCCCATCGGTGAAGTTTATCCGGGGATGGCTGCTGAGGATACGGGCCGCGGTTCCGGGTGTTAAAACCGTTGCCGTCGGGCCCCACGTCACCGCTCTCTCCGGGGAAAGCCTGGAGGCGGTGGGGATGGATTTCGTCGTTCGCGGCGAACCGGAACGTACCGCCGCGGACCTGGCCGCCGCCCTGGTGCGAGGAGGGTCGCTTCGAGATATCCCCGGGTTGGCCTGGCTTGAAAACGGTAAATTGGTGGAGACCGCTCCGCGGGATTTGATTCAGGATATGGATTCGGTCCCGTTTCCCGCCCGGGAACTTTTCGCCAACGAACGCTACAGCGCCCCCTTCGCCAAATCGTCTCCTTTCGCTTTGATTTTGACGTCGCGTGGCTGCCCCTTCCAGTGCATTTATTGTGCCACCCGCGGGTATTACGGCCATTCCTGGCGTCCGCGGGGGGTGGATAACGTTCTCGACGAATTGACGCTGATGGTAGGAAAGTTCGGCCTCAAGGACATCGGTTTCTGGGACGATACCTTCACGGTCGATCGCCGCCGGGTGGTGGATATCTGCCGGGGAATCATCGATCGACGATTGGGGATCCGTTGGATCTGCCTTTCCCGGGTGGATACGGTCGATCCCGAAACGTTGGGCTGGATGAAAAAAGCGGGCTGCTATCAGATCCAATTCGGCGTCGAGTCGGGAGACGAACGCATCCTGAAAAACCTGGGAAAGAACATCACCGTGGCCCAGGTACGGAATGCATTTCGCTGGAGCAAGGAGGCGGGGATCGACCCGGCGGCGTTTTTCATGTTCGGGAATCCGGGGGAGGACGAGGAAAGCGTCCGGCTTACCATCAAACTGGCTTTGGAACTGCCCGCCAGTTTCGCTTCCTTCAACATCAACACGCCCTATCCCGGCAGCGAACTTTTCGGCCGGATGAGAGAGAAACTCGGAGACGATTGGACTGCTCTGGATGCTCGTCATTCGTCTTATCAGGAAGGTTTCGACGGTAAAAGCCTTGAGAAATATATCCGGGAAGCCTACCGCAAATTTTACTATCGCCCTCGTTATCTCCTCCGATCTTTGGGAAGGATCAGATCCACGGACGATCTCAAGCGCTATATGAAAGCCGGTTGGGATGTATTGCGAAGATTCTGA
- a CDS encoding GNAT family N-acetyltransferase yields the protein MPSIRQYDSPNVFSDLGGIWNKLVVDSPLPSIFLTREWLTTWWRIFGESHRLSILVFREGSDIVGIAPLYIRRRAISPLLNIREVLPVGAGATVRSEDMDIIAAKNSYSSCVESTLAFWEGRNDWHSMILTDARRRLLFSLLSSSTSLPIQVLSESLCYRINVPASFDDYLDGLDRKKRRALLYRRRRLEREFTVEYHRLETPDEVPSWLKIFESLHTWRWRQKGQPGKFANPGYREFHQEISRRFFEKKWLFARDLKLNGKTVAAAYCFLFNNTLYFYQTGFDPRLGQYEVMKALIAMIIEECIGKRIATFDFLAAAEDYKRRFSNEFRKITSVRIINRRPAGRLYGRAQSLREIWA from the coding sequence ATGCCCTCTATCAGACAATATGACTCCCCTAACGTCTTCTCCGACCTGGGAGGAATCTGGAACAAGCTGGTAGTCGACTCGCCTCTTCCCAGCATCTTTCTAACCAGGGAATGGCTCACGACCTGGTGGCGCATATTCGGGGAAAGCCATCGCCTTTCGATTCTGGTGTTTCGCGAAGGTTCCGACATCGTCGGAATCGCCCCTCTCTACATCCGCCGACGCGCTATCTCCCCGCTATTGAATATCCGGGAAGTTCTCCCGGTCGGGGCCGGGGCGACGGTCCGCTCCGAAGATATGGATATCATTGCCGCGAAAAATTCCTATTCTTCCTGCGTCGAATCGACTCTGGCTTTTTGGGAAGGCAGGAACGATTGGCATTCGATGATTCTCACCGACGCCCGCCGGCGGCTTCTTTTTTCGCTGCTGTCTTCCTCCACCAGTCTGCCTATCCAGGTGTTGAGCGAGTCGCTCTGCTACCGGATCAACGTCCCCGCTTCGTTCGATGATTATCTCGACGGACTCGACCGGAAGAAGCGGCGTGCCCTGCTTTATCGCCGGCGGCGGCTCGAACGGGAATTCACGGTCGAATACCACCGCCTCGAAACTCCGGACGAAGTGCCTTCATGGCTGAAGATTTTCGAGTCCCTGCATACCTGGCGCTGGCGGCAAAAAGGGCAACCGGGAAAGTTCGCCAACCCGGGCTACCGGGAATTTCACCAGGAGATTTCCCGGCGGTTTTTCGAGAAGAAATGGCTTTTCGCCCGCGATCTCAAACTGAACGGAAAGACCGTGGCCGCGGCGTACTGCTTCCTCTTCAACAACACTCTTTATTTCTATCAGACGGGATTCGATCCCCGCCTGGGGCAATACGAGGTAATGAAGGCGCTGATCGCCATGATCATCGAAGAATGCATCGGAAAGAGAATCGCCACGTTCGACTTTCTGGCGGCCGCCGAAGACTATAAGCGACGGTTTTCCAACGAGTTCAGGAAGATAACCTCCGTCAGGATCATCAATCGCCGGCCGGCCGGCCGGCTTTACGGCCGAGCCCAGTCGTTGAGGGAGATCTGGGCATAA
- a CDS encoding glycosyltransferase family 39 protein, with protein MTSPARKFAHPGAVVALGGILLLAFFARIWGVDFGLPAIYHPDEERLVHHALAFGLGDLNPHYFNYPSLAMYLLFAQYAGFYALGRLFGIFSGVGDFQSLFFSDPSAFYLIGRGTSAFLGAVTVYLIYRWGRRAYGRVAGLVAALLLGISFLHVRSSHFICTDILLTLFVVWTYFQIMGILGKGDLKYYAWAGLLAGLGAGAKYNAATLAVPIILAHFLTPSQKGNWVARFFSAKLLVCGGMMLGAFLLTSPYIVLDFSKFLKDFIGISTHMQIGVYSTAGESQWMAYFPEFLFNGVYYRPVRLDPVGFLLVAGFVWAVLRHRKQEIVIASYPILYFLMISSWGVANARYLIPVFPGLIVLTGGAFQELYCQSRNRVPRIVLVGGLLAICSVPAYNIVLHDIMLDRVDTRTLAKQWIERHIPEGTGIALEWDNNSTVVLVESDEIIKDKIEGYERGELHTIHHPAGQMIEIHQARLRVDRGPKYRIVRLGEVDGLKLIPANYDLEQLYRLGVEYIVLSHEVYQWIESPKGRSLYPVHAGFYDRIFSEGKPLIIFRGDNRHPRLPGPEIRVYRLGDILLPGFSQSETQKKLD; from the coding sequence ATGACATCCCCCGCCCGGAAATTCGCTCATCCCGGGGCCGTCGTCGCCCTAGGAGGCATTCTCCTGCTCGCTTTTTTTGCTCGAATCTGGGGAGTGGATTTCGGTCTTCCCGCCATTTACCACCCCGACGAGGAGCGGTTGGTCCATCACGCCTTAGCGTTCGGATTGGGCGACCTCAACCCCCATTATTTCAACTACCCCTCCTTGGCCATGTACCTTCTCTTTGCTCAATACGCCGGTTTTTACGCCCTCGGCCGATTGTTCGGAATTTTTTCCGGAGTGGGAGATTTCCAATCGCTTTTTTTCTCCGATCCGAGCGCATTTTACCTTATCGGCCGGGGAACATCCGCTTTTTTAGGCGCGGTTACGGTTTATCTGATCTACCGTTGGGGGCGCCGTGCTTACGGTCGCGTCGCCGGCCTGGTCGCGGCGCTTCTTCTGGGAATTTCCTTTCTGCACGTACGCAGCAGCCATTTTATCTGCACCGATATTCTTTTGACCCTGTTTGTGGTCTGGACGTATTTCCAGATCATGGGGATACTAGGCAAGGGCGATCTGAAATATTATGCGTGGGCCGGGCTTCTGGCCGGATTGGGTGCGGGAGCGAAATACAACGCTGCGACCCTGGCGGTCCCGATTATCCTTGCCCATTTCCTGACCCCTTCGCAGAAGGGAAATTGGGTCGCCAGATTCTTTTCCGCGAAACTGCTGGTATGCGGTGGCATGATGCTTGGAGCCTTCCTCCTGACATCTCCGTATATTGTCTTGGATTTTTCGAAATTTCTTAAGGACTTCATAGGCATTTCCACGCATATGCAAATCGGGGTTTATAGCACGGCCGGTGAATCGCAATGGATGGCATATTTCCCCGAATTTTTATTTAATGGAGTCTACTACCGCCCCGTGCGGCTCGATCCCGTTGGATTTCTTCTCGTCGCCGGGTTTGTCTGGGCGGTGCTCAGACACCGGAAACAAGAAATCGTGATCGCCAGCTATCCGATTCTGTATTTCCTGATGATCAGTTCCTGGGGGGTGGCCAACGCCCGTTATCTGATACCGGTATTCCCCGGTTTGATCGTTCTGACGGGCGGAGCTTTCCAGGAACTGTATTGTCAATCCAGAAATAGGGTGCCGCGCATAGTCCTCGTCGGCGGACTATTGGCGATATGCTCCGTCCCGGCATATAACATTGTTCTCCATGACATCATGCTCGACCGGGTCGATACCAGGACTTTGGCCAAACAATGGATAGAACGTCATATTCCGGAAGGAACCGGAATCGCATTGGAATGGGATAATAATTCCACGGTAGTTTTGGTCGAAAGCGATGAGATCATCAAAGACAAAATCGAGGGCTATGAGCGGGGAGAGTTACACACCATCCACCACCCGGCCGGTCAGATGATCGAGATCCATCAAGCCCGGCTTCGAGTCGACCGAGGGCCGAAGTATCGAATCGTCCGTCTGGGCGAGGTAGACGGATTAAAACTGATACCCGCTAATTATGATCTGGAACAATTATATCGTCTTGGGGTTGAATATATCGTATTGAGCCATGAAGTGTACCAATGGATTGAGTCCCCCAAAGGGCGGTCTCTTTATCCGGTTCACGCCGGTTTTTACGATCGGATTTTTTCTGAAGGAAAGCCGCTGATCATATTCAGGGGCGATAATCGCCATCCGCGGCTCCCGGGGCCGGAGATACGCGTATATCGTCTCGGCGATATCCTCTTACCAGGTTTTTCACAATCCGAAACACAAAAGAAATTGGATTAA